Within the bacterium genome, the region GCATCAGGCGCGAAGGCATGCGCACGCTGACGTTGCCATATCTGGCGGGTATGACGCCTTCCGACTGGGAGACGTCGATCAAGATCGACGCGCTCGATCCGGTGACCGGCGACGAGCCCGCGGATCTCGTGGCGCTTACCGCAATGACGCAGCGCGCGCCGCGCGCCTACCGGATCGCCGAAAAATTTCGTGAGCGCGGCGTTCCGGTCGTGATCGGCGGATCGCACGTCGATCTGCTGCCGGAGGAAGGCGAGCAATATACGGATTCCGTGGCCATCGGCGAGGTGGAGGCGATCTGGCCGCGGATCCTCGCGGACGCGGAAGGCGGATCGCTCGCGCGGCGCTACGAGGCGGGCAACCTGCCCGCGATGGAGCATCTGGCGAAACCGCGTTTCGACCTGATCCGCAACAACAAATATTTCACGCTGCTCTGGCCCGTGCAGACGACGCGCGGCTGCCCCTACCGCTGCAACTACTGCACCGTCACGACGATCTACGGGGCGAAATACCGCCACCGCCCGGTGGAGGAGGTCATTGAGGACATCCGGCAAATCCGCAAACACACGCGCTACATCTTTTTCGTCGACGACAACCTCACGCCGGACAAGGCGTACGCGACCGAATTGTTCGAGGCGCTGATCCCGCTTGATATTTCCTGGTCCGCGCAGATGACGTTGCGTTTTGCGGAGGACGAAATGCTCCTCAAGCTCGCGGCGCGTAGCGGATTTCAGATGGTCGTTTCCGGCATCGAAAACGTGAACGCGGAAAACCTCGCCACGGCGAACAAGAGCTTCAACAAGCCGCTGCGTTATCGGGAACTGCTGTTGCGCTACCGCAAGGCGGGCGTCAACGTGCTGGCGGGAATGATCCTCGGTTTCGACACCGAGACCGAACGCACCATCGCGGAGAACCTCGAATTCATGCGAAGCGAGAAGCTTCAGATCATCTCGCTCTACATCCTCACGCCGTTTCCGGGCACGCCGCTTTTCGAACAATACGAGAACGAAGGCCGCCTGATGACAAAGGACTGGTCGCGCTACGATAGCTACACGTGCGTCTATCGACCGAAGCATCTTTCGCCGGAGCGGCTGACCGATCTGTATTGGGACGTTTGCCGCAAGGTGACGACGGTGCCGGCGATTCTTCGCCGTTTCACGCCGCCGCCGCTGCCCCGCGCGCGCACGCTGATGCCCGACGCGATCGCGAACGGCCTCATCTTCATGAACAACCTGGTCCTGTTCCGGCGCGACGCCCGGCGCGGCGTACCGCCGCAGGTGTGAGGGAATCGCAATAGAGTCTGAAAGTCTGAAAGGCTGGAAGGCTGGAAGGCTGGAAGGTCATCGCGGAATCGCCGATCAACACGAAGGCACAAAGGACTCAAAGGGCACAAGGGACTTGCTTGTCACGATCGGTCGTCCCGCGTTGTCGTCGCCGCCCGTTGTTGTTGTCCCGCGTTGTTGTCGCCGCTCGTTGTTGTCGCCGCTCGTTGTTGTCGCCGCTCGTTGTTGTCGCCGCGCATGGTTGTCATTCTGAGCGAAGCGAAGAATCTCGCATCGTGCCGGCACGAAAGTAGATCCTTCGCTACGCTCAGGATGACGAAGACGCGCTCGGGTCTTCCAGCCTTCCAGCCTTCCAGCCTTCCAGCCTTCCAGCCTTCCAGCCTTTCAGACTTCCAGACTTTTTCGCCTTCCCGCTTCCTCATCACCCGCTCGTCATCGACGCGTAAATCTTGCGATTCAAGAACGGCAGCGACGCGCCGGCGACAAGAAGCTCCACGCGCCAGCGGTGTTCGAGGTGCCGCGCCGTCGCCGCGTGGCGTAGGAAGGTCGAAAGAAACGCCTCGCGCCACTGCGTATCGTATTCCGCGGGTTTTCCGCGAGCGACGCACGCCGCCGCGATCTGCCCGCCCCACATCGCGTAGTAGATGCCCTCGCCGGTTAGCGGATCGACGTGCCCCGCCGCGTCGCCGACCAGGCACCAGTCGTCACCCGCCATCGGCGCGGCGAACGCGCTCTCGTCCGTGGCCAGCGGCAGCGGCCACGAGACGACCGGCGGCGCCTCGCGGCCGGGCGCCTGCTCGGCAAAAAACGTGCTCCACAATCTTCGCCAGTCGTCGCGCCGCATCATTGGAACGCCGACGCCGACGGACGACCGATCGCGGCGGTTGAACACCCACGCGTAGCCGCGGCGGTCGCCGAAAAATTTCACGAGCGCGCCTGGCGCGTCGAGGCGATCCACGAGCCCGTGCGCCGCGAGCGCGACGTGGCGCTCGTCGGGCTTCGGCGCGACGCGCTTGCGC harbors:
- a CDS encoding B12-binding domain-containing radical SAM protein: MSTRKKLLFIEPSRLAPNGEPVRIRREGMRTLTLPYLAGMTPSDWETSIKIDALDPVTGDEPADLVALTAMTQRAPRAYRIAEKFRERGVPVVIGGSHVDLLPEEGEQYTDSVAIGEVEAIWPRILADAEGGSLARRYEAGNLPAMEHLAKPRFDLIRNNKYFTLLWPVQTTRGCPYRCNYCTVTTIYGAKYRHRPVEEVIEDIRQIRKHTRYIFFVDDNLTPDKAYATELFEALIPLDISWSAQMTLRFAEDEMLLKLAARSGFQMVVSGIENVNAENLATANKSFNKPLRYRELLLRYRKAGVNVLAGMILGFDTETERTIAENLEFMRSEKLQIISLYILTPFPGTPLFEQYENEGRLMTKDWSRYDSYTCVYRPKHLSPERLTDLYWDVCRKVTTVPAILRRFTPPPLPRARTLMPDAIANGLIFMNNLVLFRRDARRGVPPQV